The sequence ATGCTTTGTCAAAAACATGATTTAGCTTCGCAGAGAGACATACCATACGCATTCTTGCATTCTGCACTCGTTTCACAACAGATGCATGCAAGCCCGTCCTCGCGTTTACGTTTTGTCCCAAGAAACGTATACCGCGACAAGTATCCTCCTTCGTGTTCTTCTCCGAGAACGCGAATTTAAAGGAAAACGTATAGAATATCACCGGTGAAAAATAGAAGAACGAAGGGGAATACTTGATGGAAGCATACGAAGCTTATCAATCATGTACCATCGTTATCAGTCGCATCTCTCGTTTTCCTTTCATCGATCCATGAAAAAATTCCCGAAAATATAGTTTCTCCAatgttttacttttttttttattttatcaattcaTCTTcacctctctttctctctcattttcttttctaatctCTTCTTCGTTCAGTCATcttactctctctctctctctctctctctctctctctcttcttcaatttttaattcttccaTTTTTTCACTCTTGCTCCTTTCTCTCACGCAAATGATACATTCATTCTTGAGCTTAGCACCCTTCAATTTCAGCCTTCCTGTGTTACAAAGGAAACACGCTTCGACAGTCCCGCGCATCGCGACGCGCCGCCTTCAGCTCACGTATTTACTATGATACGCAAAAATATTTTGTCTTGAGCAAAACACCCGGGTATGTCTACGCTAAGAATACGCGCCAGTCTGTttatatagtatatatgtatatcctggtgtaagaaacgaaagtgaaaATCGTGGAAAAATACGTTCGTTGTAAAAACCTTAAGTAGAAACTTAGCGTACCGAAAGAGTTTCAGTttgaatgataaaaaaatgaaaaaataattttaggaAGAGTTTAGAACGTTCCTATTTAAATCATAGTTTCCCATAAAGAAAACCATGTGTGATTCAACCACATGGTcgtttatattaataataataaatttctcgATTCTCCTATCTACCCTGTATACACAAACaggattaaaattttcaactctGTACACTCGTAATCAAATCAAGCTTTCGCCAGAGAAATTGGTGATGCCTCGGGTTTCCGTCCATATCCCTGGGCATCCCCGGGGAAAATGAAGATGCAGCGAACGTGGCCTCGTATATACAgagtgttcgacaacaggtgggcaatattttaaggggtgattctacggatcaaaataagacgaaaatcaagaataacgaaatagcgtttacggctttgttttccagttattaacgtttaaaaattcgagtaaaaagcacagcaccgacgaccgaacgtcaggtcagcaggggtcagtacagtcataaccaagaatcgttgaatagtaAAAACTTGATTTTCGtatttattttgatccctagaatcaccccttaaaatattgcccacctgttgtcgaacaccctgcaTATAGGTATGTGGCCCACCACCACCCATGGGgggtcaaattttataatatttaataattaaaaatcatattacTTTGTTgctaaatcacttttaatattaagatTTTTCATATATCTCCATTTTCTCTAAGGAATCTTGATTTGATCCCGAGTGTACGGAGTGATCCGAGTGTACGGAGTGAGTCAAGATGGGTAGTAGACCGGGTAAACCGATGATTTACCTATCGCCCAATTGTATCACTCATCATGATCTACCTTGTAGTTAAAATGAGAAACAAGGATATGCATTTCTCTTGTAACACGGTTTGTATGGTATATGCTCCCGAAAAGAAAAGTCCAGTCTCTGCATGCACCGGTAAAGTAACGAATCTCCATACGACgtagaaaagaagaaacagaaaataGGAGACAATAGGAAAGTTTACTCGACATGGAGGCCTTTCTTCGTAGAGCTAGTACGAAAGGGGGGAAAAAACTTGCATGGCGAAGAGAATCGAACACTGAGGAAcgttgatcgatcgatcaagAATGAATTATAATAATCAGTAATCGTCTTGGTGCAATGATCCTTTGTGATCAAAGAAATCTTTGGTTTGGTTAAGCGAATCCTGTAGCCCGACAACGAATATACATAATAATACGCGcgcgcgtgtgtgtgtgtacgtgtatgtgtgtatatattaatattcgtTAATATTAATCAATAATGGTCactatataataaatttatatatttcattatattatcgctattaataaatatacagTAGCGGTGTGACGCGTGATCAGGCGTGATCATTCGGTTAACCAAACTGATTTTGCgcgtgtttttcgttaattagATCGATCAATCAACTGATCAGCACCTCGATATTTCGTGTGGACTATCCCCGCCGACCCTTATGTCCTTATTTCTGACAGTCATAGCTCGTTCACGTTTTTGAAAAACATATTTCGAGTGGCTGACTACCCTTCTACCGCCTCGCGTATACAAGCTGATAATGGAAATTAGATTACGACCCGACGAAGTTAACGCGATTAAAGGAACGTCGTCtcgattattaattttttttttcttaccaGTCTTTCATTAGGCTCTCTGCTTCTCTATAGAATTCTCATTTCATCCagtgtctctctctctctctctctttcacaCTCACTTCCTCTCTGACTCGCTCTCTTTCTCGTACGCAGTAACACGGCACTTAAAAGTTTTTATTGCGATAAGTGTTACGGTAAATTGAGTGTCCACAAGTGTGTTTCGAGCACTTTCATTCTGTTTTATCGTATGAACGGTCAACGAGAAAACTGACGCGTCCAGAAGCGTCTCCTCGTTTCACTTTAGGTCCTCCATCGCACCATAATTGGCCAATGATTTTTTAATCCTAAGCGCGGTTAATCTAGCTGCCGCATTGTGGTACCAACACTCTTTCATCACCTTCGACATCACTTGCAGTGCCTGCAAAAACGAAAGAAccttattaattatttgacacGCTGTTGATTGTTTTTTATGAAGAACAACCGTGACGCACGTGTGACAAtcattatttcttattttgcATGTCTTCAAAACAGAccaaaattatttgataatatgaaatattaataaagtatttccAACGTTTCTTCAGCATTGAAGGGAACTTCTTCAGAAGTGTAGGGAGGAGGATTCCTTAAGCTCTCCTAAGATTCTTTCAAGGTTCTCAAAGAGTTCTCTCAGAGTACTCTGAAGGTTCTTTCAGGGTTCTCTTAGAATTCTTCTAAAACTCCCAGGATTCTCTAAGAGTCCTTCTAAGATTCTCCTAGGATTCTTCTAAGGTTCTCTCAAGGTTTTCTCAGGGTTCTCATAGAATTCGTCTAACACTTTTCTAGATTCCCCTAGGGGTCTCTTAGGGCTCTCCCAGGCTTGCCCCAGGACTCTCCCAAAACTGAAGGCAAAGAATAGGTCGCTCCTCTCCCTACACTTATTCTCAACCCAGAAAAGCCTACATTACACCCAAAATATACATTCAAATACACTTCTGAAAGAAGCTAATTGCAATGCTGGCGAAACGTTGGTCCTAAATTCTGTAATATCATACTATCTACACCATCTAATTATCTTTACCTCGATCGACTGCCACCGATTCGGTATCGAGGGCCTTTGTCTATCGGTGCACACAACTTTACGCATCTCTTCGATCGTCGGATCGGAAGGCACCAAGTCGTAAAACGGTAACTGATATTCGTCGTGGATCCCACCGACGTTGCATCGCCTGGCGATCTCCCAGAGGATCAGCCCGAGAGCGTACACGTCAGCCCTCTTGAACGATTCAAAATGGTTCATGTTTACCGTCTCTTCGAGAACCTGAAAGCAGAAACAACAATTCCTCAGCAGCTGTTCACCAGAAGATGAAACTTCCTCCAAGGCGAAATACAAAAAACAGAGTCAACTCCGATTCAATTATCGTTACGAACCAAGTATGtattattgttttaataattaccTCAGGTGCCATGTATCGTTTGGTACCGACCCGATTATTATTCAACTGAATGTCGACGGTGTTTGTTCTTACGTCGTGTCTGACGGCCAATCCGAGATCACCTATGGCGCATGTACCATTCGTCTTCACCAGGATATTTTTCGACTTCAAATCCCTGTGAGCTATGGCTGGTTTTCCTTGCGTGCCAACGATCTCCATGTGAAGATGGGCCAACCCCGTGGTGATCGACAAGGCCATTCTGATCATTCCATTCGTGTCCACCGTCGATACGTTCAAGTAATCGAACAGAGAACCTTTCTCGTGATAATCTGTGATCAGCCATAACTGGGTCCATGTACCATTATctaaagaaaaatggaatcaAATGGAATACACACGAGAGTCTGTAAATtgtttcatttcctttttctgGGAATAAAAGTAGaacttttgtatgattttatttttacaaataaatagCTACAAGACAGTTGAAATGGtaagatttttatttcaacaaaatAGTTCAGTATTATTCGAAGTGAACTTAAGAGGAACtttaaaatttggaaaatgatCGTTGCTCCGGCAGAttgtaaaagaaattattaaactGCGCAGTCCGTATTCGTGAGCtcgaagaaatatttattatcaatgCACACCGCAAGAAAAACACGAGGTATCGCAATCAACTATTTCGTAACAcattttctgtttttcttttatttttatgcttCGTATAATACAAAGATACTATTGTCAAAGCAAACAAAATGTGATTAATTGAACGTAATAAAACGTCgtaataatgaaacattttaaaatgatactttaaaatgttggaaatttcattaaacaatatttttattcttaacaAATTGTTCTGTCTAAAACAcatttattatacaaaaaaataatatagttAATTACATACTTAATACCAGTAACTGCGTATTTCGTTATTGAAATCATTCGGCGTCATGACACACGGTAATCgaactattttattaaaaatcatccCAGGTAGCGCGTCCCTCCCTGCACCTTAGAGCGCGTCTCCAAATCTtgcttattatttttataatatttgaaaatcaataaaatcCTAATAATATTAGCGATGAGTTTCTATAAAAAGTGTTAACGAAATAATGGTCCGAGGATGTTGAATGTATAAATACCTACCCTGAATCGTAATAAACAATGCAGCAAATTTCACAGGACAAAAGCAGAAATACCTTTGAAACAATCTGACCGAGATTGTAATATATTCCTTCGAGCTCGACATTTATAGACCGAAATGTGTCACCATACATATACGGTTAACATAGTCAcctattaatattatttaggACATTCGAACAAAAGGCCATTCAATAACGATTCATGTCTCTGTTCGAGTTATTATGGAACTTACGAAGTtccctttaaccctttgcactcgAAGATTTCAAAGCATTTAGAATCATGATTGAAagattaatttctttaattttttgctCAGCTATGTGGCACAGTCGTGTTTCGAGCGCAAAGGGTTGAATTTCAATcgtagataaaaaaaaatgctcACGAACGTGTGCAAGCATGGTGCCCACCTTTGTTATCAGCCGCGATAAACCCGAGGATATTGTCGTGCCTCAGCATCACCGTCTGATAAATTTCAACCTCCCTGAACCAAGACCTCTCCTCTCGGGAGCTGAAGATCTTGACAGCAACGTTCTCACCCCTCCAACGACCACGCCAGACCTCGCCGAAGCGACCCTTTCCGATCGTCTCCACCAACTGAATCTGGCGGGCAATACTCCGCTGTACCAGAAGCGGCAGGCCTACTTGGATGAGGATGGACATTGAAGAACACGAATTTCAGTATGATTGAAGATAACTCGTTTTATAAACGAATTAAAACATAGTGCTCGGCGTGAACGAGTTACAATGCAAATTTCGACCCTTCTTCAGATTTTCACCGATAGTTTCTCGAGAGTGTCAATCTCGTTTAAGTGTCAGTTTAGCGAAATGGAAAGTGAAGGAATAATTTATTAGTTTGAAACTTGGAGGGttactgtattgatttaaatggATAGGGGGTAGGTTCGCCTTCCAAAAAATATACTTTGACACTCTTACCATTCTAAAATTCGAAGggttaaaaatttcagaattctaaaattaaagattttcaagttttataaatttccaaatttcctagctttaaaaattccaaaagtTTAAGACGTTAAGATTACAAATTCTCAAAATTGTaagattacaaaatattaaagtcCTAAATTTACGAAATTCTCTGATCAAATTCTCTGAAGAAGGATTACAGTAAAACTAGAATTCTCGTTCGTTAACCCTTTTGTTATAGAGTTAGCCAAAAAGCAAACgaaacatttcatttatttattacttttcaAGAGAAAAGGGTCCGCTAGCACGAATTTATACCAGGATACTTTTATTTGACCTACCCGAGCCGCTACCACTGGTTGTCTTCTCCAGCATGTCTCTAATGGTAACACCATCCAGAATGGGTCGATCCGAATCGTCAGGATCAGGTGGGGTTGGTGGTTTGGTTATGTACACATGATAGATGACCATGACAACCACGCAGATCGCGCATATCGGCATCGCAATCGTCAAGGCCATTTTCCAAGTGACCCATGTCGCGTCATCACCAATCGATGGCACTTTTGGTAATAAATCATTGATTATGCTTTACTCATTAGCGAGattcttatatatatatatatatatgtgagATTGCTCAGAGAAACGTGAACACATTCGATATACATTATTACTTTTAACCCCTTTCATTAATAAAGATCATTCCATgcgtaattattttttaactttttcttcattctaaattaacaaaatcaCCCGTTGCctaagttatttattatataaagatatgtattttataaataaaataaaatgaaaataatgtaatgcaATCTGGTTAGTGATACCGAGCGTGTCGAGCAAAGAATTATACATCAGCGATTCTGTATCAATTTTGTAACAGAGAAAGGATCAACTCTCCTCAAACTCTAGTGGCAATATTTCACGGGGAATAGTCCCGAGATGTTCGAAGTAGTTGAAGCAAATCGAATCGATCGAACGTAACACGTTTCTCCAAGCGATCGGAAAAGCCAGCGAAGCGAGACTTGGACAGAAGATCGAAGGATATAAGACGCGAAAGCTGGCAAAAACGGAGATGTAAACCTTGAGCAGAGACATGCTAAATGACAAACACACGACAAAAGCATGCGTGATATTAGCGGCAGGCACATGCGAGTTAAGGTTCGGTGCGAACGGGTCAGAGGGACCAGGACCAAGGACAAACacttctttcaattttcaacaaaacCATTTTCGATAATTGCCATCATCGAATCTTACGTCCTTCCTTTGCGTTGAtaatgaagaaagaaaaaatcaagCACCATAtaagtatgtatgtacatgtttgcgtgaaagaaataaaagaaagcaGTATCTTGATGATCTGCCTCTTCCATCATTTGATCGATCGCCAAAAAATCAGCCATCTCTGTTACCTGACCAATCAGTCGCAAGTACATGGGTGATGCAACCTCAGCATGAATCATCGCGAGGATACAAGGCCTCTTTCGTGATCTCTAGATCCTTCGAGACATCGAATTGCAGCTCGACTTACCTGGGCTTCGATCGTCAAGCGTGGCGATGATGAACTCCTTCAAGGCGGATGCTGTTAATTGCTTATTCCTCGAAACTCCACACGTTAACCCATTCATTCCCAGATGGtggaaataaaatatgtatttttcaagaattatgatgttaatatttatggtacatattataacacttgcaatattataatattataattataatattaatattagtccactataaaattaatatttatataatagaTTAGTATAAATACCTATTAATTGTATAGTAgactaatattaatatttgcagtattataatattatagttACAGTTTAACAGTAATGCAAGTAAGTATCACAAATAAATAATCAAAAAAACAGATATTTGGGTATCAATGGGTTATAAAAACACGATGttatatttgaaagaaattttttgataaaaaaaaatctaagggagagaaattgaatttcgaaTGATTCAATTGCTTTACGATGGAAATTGGAAAGATTACGAGGGAGTGGACATCGTCGTGAAAGACAAATATCCGAGGAATCGAATCAATCACAGGACGAGAACCAACCATACAGCAGTCCACGATAAGGCACCAACCAAATTGTTCCCCCACGAGAAATACTATAAGAGACGATCACAAGGGAATGATTGCACGTCCAGAGGATACCCAATCAAAATTGGGAAGAACGTGGAACATGAATACCTTGCTGACTCACAATGTTAGTGCATGAAGATGCGTCCCGATGCTTCTCGTATCGGCTGTGATATGCATCATGCAGTTTTTATCACCTTTTCTCAGTAAGTATGGATCGTTTTAACCTTTCATAGCTGATGAAAATAGAGCGGTTCGATAAATTGACAGATTTGATAGAATCGTTCCGTTGTTCAACTACTGCAGCTTTTGTAACCCTTAACTTTGTAGTTTTATACTTTTCATTgaagtttaaaatttcaagaaaagtTACATACAGGATGAGTATACTTGTAGAGTACatataatgtataaattattttttctatttataaattGCACAGGCCACTGTTCTCTTAACTCAAAGTATATTGAAAgcttcaaaattttattatataaatatggaatgttataaattattgGTCTCAAGTCAAGTGTCCATTTTATAAACGAGAATATCGAAAGAGAAGACTCGTTATTAAAAGGAGTATGAAAACAAATCGTTGCAGTGAAAGCACGCATCAATAACCAGACATCTATCCCTCGGATTTAACAGAGCCCGTATAATCGATGGATACCGCTTTCGATACGTTCCATCATCCCTCCGTCAATACCGTGCGAATACGCCTCGTTACTCTGTACAACATGGAGCTGTCGTCCATTTTATTCATCCATACCACTCCATTTTCCTTCTTGTTTTCTGTTTTCATACAACTACCAAGTTTACGTATCACACGTTTGCCAATAATAATATCAACTTATTTCTCGTTCACTTTGCAACAACAAAACAATGTCATcgatttttattgaaatcaaTTCGGAGGAGAATGATACAAACTCTTGgtaataaaacattttgtgAATTCGTTTGAAGAAGTGATGtacaagaaaaataattaaaggatcattaaatgaattataatgTAATGCACACGAAATTAGGGGGAATTTAAGTTAtcgtattaataattttcaatttgtttaaagaatacaaattttgtaattttaccatttttgccTATCTAGaataaagttttaaatatcattaatgTGACAGTATGAGGTGTCAAACCGATAGCTTAATttgagaaattaaataatcataTCATTAGTAAATGATATGATAATGTGCCCCGATAGATATAACCATTTCCACTGATAGTTGACGTGTTGACACATCGACTGTCATGGGGGTTAACAGTGACCTACACCTCAGATTTAATATAatcgaataattgaaaaataataataatataagatAACAAATTGAATTTGATGAATTATTAAGAACATCaatgattaattttctaattttttatttcaaaatattactGCAATGATGTATAGAATTttattccttctttttttttgtactgTCTGATTAAATTTACATAATGATTCTCTGAAGAAACGAATTAAGGTtgcgaaatatttttcattcgtttaaaCGGTTCAATTTAGACAAGTGTGTGCTGCTCGAGACAATTCTCCCGTTTCACTGATATCACGCCGTTTTTACAACGTCGTTTCCGTAATAAGAATTCATATAACGACACATCAGACGATGCATCGTTGTTGCATAAAATGAAACCGAATGACGTTCCAAGGCTTTTACGTCAAACAGCTCTTGCCTTTCAATTTCACATCGAACGAGTCTTCAATGTCTCCATTAAACGCAAATGTTACCATTCGACcggtttattttattcaaagatCCTTTCAAGTTGCACACTTATGCCTCGTAATGACGAGAAAAAAGTCTTTAATATCTGATAGATTAAATACGAACgaagtaaaaaattataataataattgccGATGTAATAAGTTACTATAAAGCAACCGCGCTTCTGTATACTTGAAAAATGGGGCTAGAATAAAACAACAATAACAACcgctttaataattaaagtcaaaatgatttttaaaaaataaatgcttAGGTAATTAAAGAAACAGAAAGGGCACCGAATTAGTTTGTACAGTCGCGATCAAGTTAGGCTTTTCCAGGGAAAATGCCGATATCTTCCCTCCTGTAGGTTTCCGGGTTCTCAGCCATTCCCGAAGGTTCTCCCGGGTTTCCGGGAACCCGGCTCTTCGTGTGGGAATAAGGGCCCCGTATATATTTATGCGGaattatttgaattgatatttatttattattcgtaTTTCTCAGTTGTATACtaaattgtataatatttaataagtaaaactatattacttttaatattaaaatattcaaaattaagatGTTGAGATGCCCTGCTTCCCCTATATCGCTATTTTCCCTAAATACATCTGATTTGGTCGTGAGTGTATGTACACCTAATACAAAATCGAGCATATCAGTGTCCATAATTATTTAACTCGTCTTCACACGATTCTAAACAAGGAAAATCGTTCCCTTAGTAAATCAAAGAATCGTAAATCAGTTAAACGTTTAACGCTTTCGAACAACGAGCATTGTTTGATATAACACAGCTCCAGTTCCCTCGTAATCCTGCAATCTCGCGTTTCTCAGCGCGCTATCCGCCTCTCGACGATGCAATTGTTTGACGTGCGAGCCTCCTATGATCTATTTGCCTATTGATAAACGCGTTTGTAGAATTAAAGCTTTGCCGAGGCGCCTACTCTGCGATAAATGTGAAAACACATCGACGAGAACGTAGTACGTGATTCTGGCTCTTTCCCagaaaatgtttataattataacgCGTACGTGTTTATACAGTGTATATGTAGCAGTGCATGGGATACAATCATAAAGCGTGATGATGTAAGCGATGGAACGTGAATGTCCTAACACTGCGTAACGTGCTATTATCGCCATTTCCGAGTTTCTTGACTTCTCGTTTATTCTCATTCAATCTAATTATCTCATTTTCCTTTTGGAGAAACTGAAAATTCTTTGAGcgaaaagataaagaaaatttgGGATATCAGTAAAATTATTCTAGTTATTGAAAATAGGAAGTTAAAATATTGgattagaaaattaatcaatCTCTCGAAAGGTTCATGTTGCTAATTAACTTGAAATTCATAAGAGGGtcttaaatgtaaaattttattttttagtcTTCGAATATTTATTAGCCTTCAAGAAAAAAACGAAATATATGGGTTAATTGAGCTTTGtccaattgaatttttaacgtAATTATCAAATGTAATCGTGTAAATTTCTTATCCATGAACGGCTGATGAGGTGCATGTTACCGTCTCGCAGTCTCGCCCATTCTGTAAACAAATTCAGATAATGGACAATCTTTCGGCTGGATTGTGACATCACGAAATTACGAGCTGTTCGAAAAATTGCGCCGATAAAGCGTGTTATCATCGACGAAATACGCTTGTCGCGCGACGAGACGCGGGAGGGCTACATGTTGTTTTTCGATACGATACGTTCAATCGATTGCACATTCGCACGAGCATATTTCCGCGGCTTTCCACGATAAAACGTTTCGATAATCTTCGCTCGACCGACGTCACAACTGCTGGAAATCGTAATCGACCTTGATCTACGCCGATCCCTG comes from Osmia bicornis bicornis chromosome 4, iOsmBic2.1, whole genome shotgun sequence and encodes:
- the LOC114880795 gene encoding TGF-beta receptor type-1 isoform X5, translating into MRGACDGGIASFLALALLCLFHTSCLVDGLLKCFCDICKDNNQTCETDGYCFASTSLENDTPMYARRCVNKQLSPSQPEPLIFCMTSDSRNTTFVIECCKEDFCNRDLKPPLHPRKEVPSIGDDATWVTWKMALTIAMPICAICVVVMVIYHVYITKPPTPPDPDDSDRPILDGVTIRDMLEKTTSGSGSVGLPLLVQRSIARQIQLVETIGKGRFGEVWRGRWRGENVAVKIFSSREERSWFREVEIYQTVMLRHDNILGFIAADNKDNGTWTQLWLITDYHEKGSLFDYLNVSTVDTNGMIRMALSITTGLAHLHMEIVGTQGKPAIAHRDLKSKNILVKTNGTCAIGDLGLAVRHDVRTNTVDIQLNNNRVGTKRYMAPEVLEETVNMNHFESFKRADVYALGLILWEIARRCNVGGIHDEYQLPFYDLVPSDPTIEEMRKVVCTDRQRPSIPNRWQSIEALQVMSKVMKECWYHNAAARLTALRIKKSLANYGAMEDLK
- the LOC114880795 gene encoding TGF-beta receptor type-1 isoform X4, with translation MRGACDGGIASFLALALLCLFHTSCLVDGLLKCFCDICKDNNQTCETDGYCFASTSLENDTPMYARRCLDRNHWFPPEEPLACNSKPGIYRSSLCCDKDYCNQNLYPVLLSSDSPDLSSVPSIGDDATWVTWKMALTIAMPICAICVVVMVIYHVYITKPPTPPDPDDSDRPILDGVTIRDMLEKTTSGSGSVGLPLLVQRSIARQIQLVETIGKGRFGEVWRGRWRGENVAVKIFSSREERSWFREVEIYQTVMLRHDNILGFIAADNKDNGTWTQLWLITDYHEKGSLFDYLNVSTVDTNGMIRMALSITTGLAHLHMEIVGTQGKPAIAHRDLKSKNILVKTNGTCAIGDLGLAVRHDVRTNTVDIQLNNNRVGTKRYMAPEVLEETVNMNHFESFKRADVYALGLILWEIARRCNVGGIHDEYQLPFYDLVPSDPTIEEMRKVVCTDRQRPSIPNRWQSIEALQVMSKVMKECWYHNAAARLTALRIKKSLANYGAMEDLK
- the LOC114880795 gene encoding TGF-beta receptor type-1 isoform X7, which translates into the protein MAIVSPAPAWRTILPCMLGVPSIGDDATWVTWKMALTIAMPICAICVVVMVIYHVYITKPPTPPDPDDSDRPILDGVTIRDMLEKTTSGSGSVGLPLLVQRSIARQIQLVETIGKGRFGEVWRGRWRGENVAVKIFSSREERSWFREVEIYQTVMLRHDNILGFIAADNKDNGTWTQLWLITDYHEKGSLFDYLNVSTVDTNGMIRMALSITTGLAHLHMEIVGTQGKPAIAHRDLKSKNILVKTNGTCAIGDLGLAVRHDVRTNTVDIQLNNNRVGTKRYMAPEVLEETVNMNHFESFKRADVYALGLILWEIARRCNVGGIHDEYQLPFYDLVPSDPTIEEMRKVVCTDRQRPSIPNRWQSIEALQVMSKVMKECWYHNAAARLTALRIKKSLANYGAMEDLK
- the LOC114880795 gene encoding TGF-beta receptor type-1 isoform X6 — translated: MNGLTCGVSRNKQLTASALKEFIIATLDDRSPVPSIGDDATWVTWKMALTIAMPICAICVVVMVIYHVYITKPPTPPDPDDSDRPILDGVTIRDMLEKTTSGSGSVGLPLLVQRSIARQIQLVETIGKGRFGEVWRGRWRGENVAVKIFSSREERSWFREVEIYQTVMLRHDNILGFIAADNKDNGTWTQLWLITDYHEKGSLFDYLNVSTVDTNGMIRMALSITTGLAHLHMEIVGTQGKPAIAHRDLKSKNILVKTNGTCAIGDLGLAVRHDVRTNTVDIQLNNNRVGTKRYMAPEVLEETVNMNHFESFKRADVYALGLILWEIARRCNVGGIHDEYQLPFYDLVPSDPTIEEMRKVVCTDRQRPSIPNRWQSIEALQVMSKVMKECWYHNAAARLTALRIKKSLANYGAMEDLK
- the LOC114880795 gene encoding TGF-beta receptor type-1 isoform X3, which codes for MRGACDGGIASFLALALLCLFHTSCLVDGLLKCFCDICKDNNQTCETDGYCFASTSLENDTPMYARRCYDKVHFFPAPEYSIWCSMNSTLRGPGDVEYVVACCDHSDFCNRDLRPSFPSREFRVPSIGDDATWVTWKMALTIAMPICAICVVVMVIYHVYITKPPTPPDPDDSDRPILDGVTIRDMLEKTTSGSGSVGLPLLVQRSIARQIQLVETIGKGRFGEVWRGRWRGENVAVKIFSSREERSWFREVEIYQTVMLRHDNILGFIAADNKDNGTWTQLWLITDYHEKGSLFDYLNVSTVDTNGMIRMALSITTGLAHLHMEIVGTQGKPAIAHRDLKSKNILVKTNGTCAIGDLGLAVRHDVRTNTVDIQLNNNRVGTKRYMAPEVLEETVNMNHFESFKRADVYALGLILWEIARRCNVGGIHDEYQLPFYDLVPSDPTIEEMRKVVCTDRQRPSIPNRWQSIEALQVMSKVMKECWYHNAAARLTALRIKKSLANYGAMEDLK
- the LOC114880795 gene encoding TGF-beta receptor type-1 isoform X2 gives rise to the protein MRGACDGGIASFLALALLCLFHTSCLVDGLLKCFCDICKDNNQTCETDGYCFASTSLENDTPMYARRCYDKVHFFPAPEYSIWCSMNSTLRGPGDVEYVVACCDHSDFCNRDLRPSFPSREFRGGPYSRITEYLGRVPSIGDDATWVTWKMALTIAMPICAICVVVMVIYHVYITKPPTPPDPDDSDRPILDGVTIRDMLEKTTSGSGSGLPLLVQRSIARQIQLVETIGKGRFGEVWRGRWRGENVAVKIFSSREERSWFREVEIYQTVMLRHDNILGFIAADNKDNGTWTQLWLITDYHEKGSLFDYLNVSTVDTNGMIRMALSITTGLAHLHMEIVGTQGKPAIAHRDLKSKNILVKTNGTCAIGDLGLAVRHDVRTNTVDIQLNNNRVGTKRYMAPEVLEETVNMNHFESFKRADVYALGLILWEIARRCNVGGIHDEYQLPFYDLVPSDPTIEEMRKVVCTDRQRPSIPNRWQSIEALQVMSKVMKECWYHNAAARLTALRIKKSLANYGAMEDLK
- the LOC114880795 gene encoding TGF-beta receptor type-1 isoform X1, producing MRGACDGGIASFLALALLCLFHTSCLVDGLLKCFCDICKDNNQTCETDGYCFASTSLENDTPMYARRCYDKVHFFPAPEYSIWCSMNSTLRGPGDVEYVVACCDHSDFCNRDLRPSFPSREFRGGPYSRITEYLGRVPSIGDDATWVTWKMALTIAMPICAICVVVMVIYHVYITKPPTPPDPDDSDRPILDGVTIRDMLEKTTSGSGSVGLPLLVQRSIARQIQLVETIGKGRFGEVWRGRWRGENVAVKIFSSREERSWFREVEIYQTVMLRHDNILGFIAADNKDNGTWTQLWLITDYHEKGSLFDYLNVSTVDTNGMIRMALSITTGLAHLHMEIVGTQGKPAIAHRDLKSKNILVKTNGTCAIGDLGLAVRHDVRTNTVDIQLNNNRVGTKRYMAPEVLEETVNMNHFESFKRADVYALGLILWEIARRCNVGGIHDEYQLPFYDLVPSDPTIEEMRKVVCTDRQRPSIPNRWQSIEALQVMSKVMKECWYHNAAARLTALRIKKSLANYGAMEDLK